In a genomic window of Temperatibacter marinus:
- a CDS encoding SLC13 family permease: MAGTIQETRTKVQTVGLFLGPILALILWLFPAPEGMTVESWAVVSVALWMGCWWSTEAIPIPAASLLPIILLPLLGITSSAEATLPYARPVIFLLLGGFIAAMAMQKWNLHRRIALNILDKVGEHPANLIAGFMAASALLSMWISNTATTLMIVPIAITVATTIIGEAKDIKRFTIALLIGCAWSASIGGLGTIIGTPPNLFVVEYINSNMGIEITFLQWMLFALPVVLVMVPTAWFVLTKLVFPFDGESIKGGQEVVEKELNKMGAISTPEKRVAYVMAAMAFMWSFRTVLDDIEWLVNILPFLTSLKDTHIAIGGALTMFLIPAGDDQKTSALLDWETATKLPWGVILLFGGGLSLAAAIQSSGLALWLGNAMTVMSAAPLILIILAIVALVIFLTELTSNTATTAALVPVLAALATTAGLDPIMLAAPVAMAASCAFMLPVATGPNAVVFSTGHIQVPQMVRAGLWLNILGTFIVTGLCYLIVPMVFN; the protein is encoded by the coding sequence ATGGCTGGGACTATTCAAGAAACACGCACTAAAGTTCAAACAGTTGGATTATTTTTAGGGCCAATACTCGCCCTAATCTTGTGGTTATTTCCTGCACCTGAAGGGATGACTGTTGAAAGTTGGGCCGTCGTCTCTGTGGCTCTATGGATGGGGTGTTGGTGGTCCACAGAAGCCATCCCTATTCCAGCGGCCAGCCTTTTGCCTATCATTCTCTTACCCCTCTTAGGTATTACATCATCAGCTGAAGCAACCTTGCCTTATGCACGGCCTGTTATCTTTTTATTACTTGGTGGCTTCATTGCTGCAATGGCCATGCAAAAATGGAACCTTCATCGGCGAATCGCCCTCAATATCCTTGATAAAGTTGGGGAGCATCCTGCTAATCTTATTGCAGGATTTATGGCAGCGTCAGCGCTGCTCTCCATGTGGATTTCAAATACAGCGACAACCCTAATGATTGTCCCGATTGCAATTACAGTCGCCACAACAATCATCGGGGAAGCTAAAGATATCAAGCGCTTTACGATCGCCCTGCTTATCGGATGTGCATGGTCTGCGAGCATTGGCGGTTTGGGAACTATAATTGGGACCCCCCCAAATCTTTTTGTAGTAGAATATATTAACTCTAACATGGGAATAGAAATTACCTTTCTTCAGTGGATGCTTTTTGCCCTACCAGTAGTTCTTGTCATGGTTCCTACTGCCTGGTTCGTGCTCACAAAACTTGTCTTTCCTTTTGACGGTGAGAGCATCAAAGGAGGCCAAGAGGTTGTCGAAAAGGAACTCAATAAAATGGGGGCAATTTCTACACCCGAAAAGCGTGTCGCTTATGTGATGGCGGCAATGGCCTTTATGTGGAGTTTCCGAACCGTGCTGGATGATATTGAATGGCTCGTCAACATATTACCCTTTCTCACGTCTTTAAAAGACACACATATTGCCATTGGCGGAGCCCTAACAATGTTCCTAATTCCCGCAGGGGATGACCAAAAAACCAGCGCGCTTCTTGATTGGGAGACGGCCACAAAACTTCCATGGGGCGTTATTCTCTTATTTGGAGGCGGCTTAAGCCTTGCTGCGGCTATTCAATCTTCTGGTTTAGCACTGTGGCTTGGAAATGCCATGACAGTGATGTCAGCGGCCCCATTAATTCTCATAATTCTGGCGATCGTCGCCCTTGTGATCTTTCTGACAGAACTTACCAGCAATACGGCAACCACGGCAGCTCTTGTCCCAGTGTTAGCTGCGCTCGCTACAACAGCAGGTCTAGATCCTATCATGCTGGCTGCGCCTGTCGCTATGGCTGCCAGCTGTGCTTTCATGTTGCCTGTGGCGACGGGGCCAAATGCTGTCGTCTTCTCTACAGGACACATCCAGGTCCCTCAGATGGTTCGTGCAGGACTATGGCTTAACATATTGGGCACATTCATTGTGACTGGATTATGCTACTTAATTGTCCCAATGGTTTTTAACTAA